In one window of Mesoplodon densirostris isolate mMesDen1 chromosome 4, mMesDen1 primary haplotype, whole genome shotgun sequence DNA:
- the JCAD gene encoding junctional cadherin 5-associated protein isoform X1, translating into MYSVEDLLISHGYKLSRELPAPRKDDGAGRQPVRPRAPAGPGLLNGCDDGPAASARGQASLGTGRLSEPDSRGRGPRGLGESPSAAAAARTSEAGLRQQPLAGRSHTYRRREQEAREEPARAPSPPTHATQGPWEAGGSSEDVMRKALCEEGLGLAGPARWQSVCVGGQAQPQNPGGQMPAGVGEKLFQDLHSCVLGGHGLTSQSTGKSQSLSRVLSPENLSCVEIPIPLSDGHFPGVPQVPFQPPDGARDSEATRNPEKGGSSAPLPRPRFGRPLKPPSYGSHQHCRAGAENGSYADSRQPDSAAAPSTKANAAARQEPCAPDAGLEPPVYVPPPSYRSPLQAAAPACPGEARGWRPEGGGRRVQRHLMEKAATGGQLPSGPWGAGEERRPGPCSPVGVLPQPRPATACDGSVLYIPFDDPRIRHIRLARPHGFWEDVKLDGPVPAPEPAPGSLQREAVVRGPSGSESWLWDRVPVGGEDGGFAEHRDACVSTRSQQPDVRAENLVSSPSPQGESTCETQTQLRKFEAGLQTKKSSKKKMSETIFCLVSIPVKSESHLPATDTNNNDLKQSADERPGPERSAALQEQRLLSLSSTDLELQALTGGMTGRTELRKPDPGARGGDQPTDDPRFPHPAKHRALACSGSWPGQQYRDQQTQTSFTQESRSPRPLPGETRGGSPDTTLPPRCLDAFEAQMLVALASSDQNQRPGSPSPKGQGGPLSPCGGGAFSGSSSPRSQAPAPRAGPGEPRGDGRVRGGSPVPRAEVVKGATTGPCNSRQPFGQFLLKPVSRRPWDLISQLESFNKELQEEEGGRDDGSGGSQDGETEPPWAGRPQPASARPGLPDGRAPGDPGPRPGSVKSKPESWAEEARPRSPRPRQADGSGRAAGPSPPWSQMAEERDREVEAGAPQPAISPRPVRRAASSGPSDAGAGPPPDAAEPRAPPPSRELRGGLSAAELSAASTPKAGGGGRGTTGAPLSVAGKPRGLSAPDLRCVGLTPRQEQSAGQLAGSPGEASAVEIPPHESLQARAARILGIEVAVESLLPGARRTGQSPDPEPGGGARRHEAAASPAQRCDPAASADAFYSRRRCGWTESPLFVGEVGSARQAPQASEPACVDGAVPSKAPKPQPSPQECQPFHPKDVGTKPPFRSTLFHFIERTPNLAASEKRLRSTSKVIESLQEKLASPPRRADPDRLMRMKEVSSVSRLRLLTSRGADAVEEAEDLKAERGPGALGARHKLSDSKGALPLGEDGHPTAHREKNGGQDLWCPDSYDPSRVERV; encoded by the coding sequence GCTCCGCCAGCAGCCCCTGGCCGGCCGCAGCCATACCTACCGGAGGAGGGAGCAGGAAGCCCGCGAGGAGCCGGCCCGGGCCCCCAGCCCGCCCACGCACGCCACCCAGGGGCCCTGGGAGGCTGGCGGAAGCAGCGAGGACGTGATGAGGAAGGCACTTTGCGAGGAAGGGCTGGGACTGGCGGGTCCCGCCAGATGGCAGAGCGTCTGCGTCGGAGGCCAGGCCCAGCCACAGAACCCGGGGGGGCAGATGCCGGCTGGTGTCGGGGAGAAGCTGTTCCAAGACCTGCACTCATGTGTGCTCGGAGGCCACGGCTTGACCTCCCAGAGCACAGGGAAATCCCAGTCGCTGTCGAGAGTTCTTTCCCCCGAGAACCTGAGCTGCGTGGAGATTCCCATCCCGTTGAGCGACGGGCACTTTCCGGGTGTCCCTCAAGTGCCATTTCAGCCTCCAGACGGTGCTCGCGACTCGGAAGCCACCAGGAACCCCGAGAAGGGCGGCTCCTCGGCCCCCTTACCCCGGCCTCGGTTTGGGAGACCCCTCAAGCCTCCATCTTACGgctcccaccaacactgcagggCCGGCGCGGAAAACGGCAGCTACGCGGACAGCCGGCAGCCGGACTCGGCTGCTGCCCCCTCGACCAAGGCGAACGCCGCCGCCAGGCAGGAGCCGTGCGCGCCCGACGCCGGCCTGGAGCCCCCGGTGTATGTGCCTCCGCCCTCCTACCGGTCGCCGCTCCAGGCGGCCGCACCCGCCTGCCCGGGGGAGGCCCGAGGGTGGAGGCCCGAGGGCGGAGGCCGCCGCGTGCAGAGGCACCTGATGGAGAAGGCTGCCACCGGCGGCCAGCTCCCTTCGGGTCCCTGGGGAGCCGGGGAGGAGCGGAGGCCCGGCCCGTGCTCTCCTGTCGGGGTCCTCCCGCAGCCCCGCCCCGCCACGGCTTGTGACGGCTCCGTCCTGTACATCCCCTTCGACGACCCACGGATACGACACATTAGACTCGCCCGACCCCACGGGTTTTGGGAAGACGTGAAGCTGGACGGCCCTGTCCCTGCCCCGGAGCCGGCGCCTGGAAGCCTGCAGCGGGAGGCTGTCGTTCGGGGCCCTTCGGGGAGCGAGAGCTGGCTGTGGGACCGGGTCCCCGTGGGTGGAGAAGACGGTGGCTTTGCTGAGCACAGAGACGCCTGCGTCTCCACTCGGAGTCAGCAGCCGGATGTGCGTGCAGAAAACCTCGTCTCCTCCCCTAGCCCCCAGGGCGAGAGTACCTGCGAGACGCAAACCCAGCTCAGAAAGTTCGAAGCTGGGCTGCAGACCAAgaaaagttcaaagaaaaaaatgagcgaGACGATATTTTGTTTGGTTTCCATCCCAGTTAAGTCAGAATCACATCTGCCAGCTACAGATACGAACAACAATGACTTGAAACAGAGCGCGGATGAAAGGCCTGGGCCCGAGAGGAGCGCGGCTCTGCAGGAGCAGCGTCTGCTGAGTTTGTCCTCCACCGACCTGGAGCTGCAGGCGCTCACGGGTGGCATGACCGGGAGGACGGAGCTCCGGAAACCAGACCCGGGGGCCCGCGGAGGAGACCAGCCAACAGACGACCCCAGGTTCCCACACCCTGCGAAACACCGAGCGCTCGCGTGTTCTGGCTCGTGGCCCGGGCAGCAGTACAGAGACCAGCAAACGCAGACCAGCTTCACCCAGGAGTCCCGAAGCCCGCGGCCCCTCCCCGGGGAGACGCGGGGAGGGTCCCCCGACACCACGCTGCCTCCAAGATGTTTGGACGCCTTCGAGGCTCAGATGCTCGTGGCGTTGGCGTCCAGTGACCAGAACCAGAGGCCCGGGTCTCCTTCCCCGAAAGGCCAAGGGGGGCCCCTCAGCCCGTGCGGCGGCGGCGCCTTCTCAGGGTCTTCCTCGCCCAGGAGCCAGGCCCCCGCACCAAGGGCTGGCCCGGGTGAGCCACGCGGGGACGGCCGTGTCCGCGGAGGCAGCCCGGTGCCCAGGGCCGAGGTCGTCAAGGGGGCGACCACAGGcccctgcaacagcaggcagCCGTTTGGGCAGTTCCTCCTGAAGCCCGTCAGCCGCCGCCCCTGGGACCTGATCAGCCAGTTGGAAAGTTTCAACAAGGAGCttcaggaggaggaagggggccgGGACGACGGGAGCGGCGGCAGCCAGGACGGCGAGACAGAACCGCCCTGGGCAGGCCGCCCCCAGCCCGCGTCCGCGCGCCCAGGCCTCCCGGACGGCCGGGCACCTGGGGACCCGGGGCCCAGGCCGGGGAGCGTCAAGAGCAAGCCCGAGAGCTGGGCCGAGGAGGCGAGGCCTCGGTCCCCCAGGCCCCGGCAGGCAGACGGCAGCGGGCGCGCCGCAGGGCCGTCGCCCCCCTGGAGCCAGATGGCGGAGGAGCGGGACCGGGAGGTCGAGGCCGGGGCGCCCCAGCCGGCCATCAGCCCGAGGCCGGTGAGACGAGCCGCGTCTTCCGGGCCGAGCGATGCCGGAGCAGGGCCCCCGCCCGATGCAGCGGAACCGAGGGCGCCCCCGCCGAGTCGGGAGCTCCGCGGCGGGCTCAGTGCTGCGGAGCTGAGTGCAGCCAGCACACCCAAGGCgggcggtggggggcgggggaccACGGGGGCCCCCCTCTCTGTGGCTGGCAAACCCCGAGGCCTGTCGGCGCCAGACTTGAGGTGTGTGGGGCTAACGCCGAGGCAGGAGCAGAGTGCCGGCCAGTTAGCGGGGTCTCCGGGGGAAGCCAGTGCAGTAGAAATCCCCCCACACGAGTCCCTCCAAGCCAGGGCTGCCAGGATCCTGGGCATTGAGGTGGCCGTGGAGTCCCTGCTGCCAGGCGCCCGAAGGACAGGGCAGAGCCCAGACCCCGAGCCTGGTGGAGGGGCCCGCAGGCACGAGGCAGcggccagcccagcccagcggTGTGACCCCGCTGCGTCCGCCGACGCCTTCTACAGCAGGAGGAGGTGTGGCTGGACCGAAAGCCCTCTGTTTGTGGGAGAAGTGGGCAGCGCCCGGCAGGCTCCCCAGGCCTCCGAGCCCGCCTGCGTGGACGGGGCCGTCCCCAGCAAGGCCCCTAAGCCTCAGCCCAGCCCCCAGGAGTGCCAGCCCTTCCATCCCAAGGACGTGGGGACAAAGCCACCCTTCAGGTCCACCTTGTTCCATTTTATAGAAAGGACCCCAAATTTGGCAGCCTCAGAAAAGAGGCTCCGAAGCACGTCCAAAGTGATTGAAAGTTTACAGGAGAAACTGGCGTCCCCCCCGCGGAGGGCAGACCCCGACCGCCTGATGAGGATGAAGGAGGTGAGCTCTGTGTCTCGGTTGAGGCTCCTGACCTCGCGGGGCGCGGACGCTGTGGAGGAGGCGGAGGACCTGAAGGCCGAGAGGGGCCCCGGGGCTCTGGGCGCCAGGCACAAGCTCTCTGACTCCAAGGGTGCCCTCCCGCTGGGAGAAGACGGGCATCCGACAGCACACAGGGAGAAGAACGGCGGCCAGGACTTGTGGTGCCCAG